From the genome of Monomorium pharaonis isolate MP-MQ-018 chromosome 1, ASM1337386v2, whole genome shotgun sequence:
attacttattgcaTTTGTATGTCTTGTATCCTTATATAACTATTCCTATTTACAGGGTCAAGTATACAGAAGAATAATTGTTGAAGCgcaagagtaaaaataataatgatgcaGCGAATAATACGAATAATGATAAGGGATCATATTGCTCACCAGAGGAAGCAGTGTTGCATGCAGTACTGGAACATTTGAGGCAAAGCTCGACCAATTGTAGCGAGGAAATGCTTTTGAATCAAATGTTATCTGATATTCCAGAACTCGATCTTGGCATAGAGTgagtacatttatattataattatacaataaatatttttaaaatgttaaatgtatattgcaTGCAATTGTGTGGAAATAATTTGTCAAAGTTAAAGTAACATCAAATGATTCaactttatttgtaattgtacagtttttaaaacataagttttataatcaatattttccttgaaagcacaattaattttcagtGCCAAAATTCAGAATATTGAAGCTACAGAGCAGGCAAAATTAAAACTTCTTTGGGACAGAAAAAAAGATGGGTCCTCACAGTTTGTTCCTACAAATATGGCTGTGAATTTCGTACAACACAACAGAGGtatgaattttctttttcttgttatttttcaTAGATAGGATCACTTTACCAGTCAATGaatgaatagaaaaaatttaatatataattaccactttcaaggaaaaaaatgctattttaattaaatttatataaaatttaaatttaaaaataattgcaatttattattttgaggtctaattattttaatatttttcttgaagtTATTTACTGGTAATTGTTCCGCAACTGGTGCAGTGATCCTATGTATACATGAAATACATATGATATAGTATTcctaactaataaaaaatttattaactatattaacatttactaTCTTTCTTATCACATTCTTTGTTTCTATACATTTACCTTCTtcatgttaaatataaaattgtgaatgaaatttattgtaattttagtcAACATAGAAGACTCAGATTTTCAAAAGTTGCAGCAGGAATCTGGCAACAAGAAAGAAATACACTACCAAAGAAGACATTCGAGAAAAACGAAAAGATAATGGAGAGAAGGTGACGGACGATTACCATTATGAGATATTTAAAGAGTAATTCAGACGATTTTGAATTAGgcttgtataattaattatattattatactttttgaatttatataagtGAATATTGATGATTTCTTatcttaaatgtttttttaattgtaatttaaatgtaagaatcacgaaacaataaaaaaagaatcaaggaacaatacaatattacgataattttatttctattcgcATGTATCATCCATTGTTAGGCATCCATTAAGTATATGCATTCTGGTAAGCTTTGctttgtaacttttaacaatagtcttattatctcttattatagtatatataagtCTATGGTCTTGCTTGTTTGCTTATTGTCATTTTTGAttgtaaatattcaaatttttttaaatgtgaatagatataaagaagaaaacaatgaaaaatttgacTTACAATAGCTtagcaaaacaaaaattatcctattttactattttaggtaaataacttttatatgaataagtggatctaaaaaaacttttatacgttcattagttttattaatgtagtaaaaaattgtatttaatgagGTTCATACACAACTCTCTAgtcaagttaaataaaattttttattaattctgaattgaaacttttatattatagtaattaagatttatttctgtatggtttacaatttttataataaataggtatatattttattacagatgGCTATAGTAATATACTTTTCTaatcaaatagaaaataaaaggaatttaatttttaaaatatttgataaatttgacTTTCCATTGACATTAGGTAAAGACTTCGTGGGAGTAgtatagtataaaaaaaaatgggtaTAGGAAACAGACGCAAGTTAAACGAGAAATTTTTGAGGAGTGGTTTTGGCTGAGCAACAGGAATCAGGAATGTCAGACGAATTACATTGTTAACAGTAACTTAGTCAGACATCTTACATAATATGCATGATATGCATAATATGCATCTCTCATAATttgcacttttatttattttttaactttgttctGTCGATTaatcaatttgtttttttttgtcaacttttttttcatgtgGCTAAGGGGAGAGGCAACGTAGCCACAATGTCTCGGCCAATAAGTAGCACACAGGACGTGACAAAGATAATTTGTCTTGTCTTTAAGTTtgaatttttgcttttatagAGCTTGTATTTCTACGAGATTGTATTTCTAGCTTGCATTTCTACCCTTTGGCCCAAACGGGGTTGTGGTACGGGCGCACACCACAGATCGATTTTATTGATAGTGTCGAAAAGTGGATGTGATACGTAGTTCTACAACTTCTACATCCACGTTGGCGCTGTTGCTGTATCCAAcagtaatttgtaaataagtaGATATTTTGCTTCACGTGGTTTCTAACCTAAATCTGTTACGGGCTCAAGAACTTTTTTCATTGatgttaacatttatatttgcatatgTGTCGGTAACGCAGAATAACTCATATAAATTTGAGTAAGTGTTTCGCAATTGGAATGGCTCAGCGATTAAGTAATAAAGCAAagtttaaatcatttttgacCGTGACGAGTAGCGCTGTCGCTCTGTTTGGTGGCATTTCTGTCTATCAGGGCAATGAAAGATTTTACAGGGACGTTGCTATACCTCTCGTGCAACTGATAGATCCAGAAATCGCCCACAAACTCGCAGTGAAGGTCTTGAAATATGGTCTCGTGCCGAAACAGAAAAAGGAAGATCCCAGCTTACTCCAGACCACTGTGTTCGGTTTGCACTTTAAAAATCCAATAGGCATGGCTGCAGGATTTGATAAACAAGGAGAGGCCGTGGAAGGATTGCACAAGATTGGTTTCAGTTTTGTAGAGATAGGTAAAAAGTCTATGCGCGAcaatagaaagagagattcCTATAATGTTCGATATAACaagacaataattttaaattgttctcTTATAGGATCTGTAACGCCTAAACCTCAACCAGGCAATCCAAAACCCAGAGTTTTTAGGTTGCCGGAAGATAATGCAGTTGTAAATAGATATGGATTTAATAGCGATGGTCATGATATCGTATGGGAGCGCCTTAAGAGgttaaaagagaataaaaattttaacggtATTGTTGGAGTCAATTTAGGAAGGAACAAGGAAACAAAAGACACTGTTCAAGATTACATCGATGGTATAAAGAAATTCGTTGATGTAGCGGattactttgtaattaatgtaTCTAGTCCTAATACTCCAGGTTTAAGATCGTTGCAAAACAAGAAGAATTTGCAAGAGTTATTGAACAGAGTAAATGCAGCGAGAGATTTGTTAGGTAGCAAACAGCCgctgtttttaaaattggcTCCTGATCTGTCGGATTCTGAGCGACAAGATGTGGCAGATGTAATTTTAGGTCAGAAATCCAGAGTTGACGGTTTAGTCTTGTGTAATACCACGATTACGCGACCAAACTTGACTAATCCGAACAAGGAGGAAAGTGGTGGTCTCAGTGGTGCACCTCTTACAGATATTTCTACAGCTATGATATCCGATATGTATAGACGAACGCGCGGCAGCATCCCAATTATCGGTGTAGGCGGTGTTTTCTCTGGGACAGATGCTTACACTAAAATCAGAGCTGGTGCTTCGCTGGTGCAACTTTATACCTCGTATATATACAATGGGCCGCCAATAGTTGGCAAGATCAAAAGGGAATTATGTGAAGTACTTGAAACCAATGGATTTTCTTCTGTGACCGATGCAATAGGCAAAGACGTTAAGagtaaatagatattttaatactgaTATGTTCATACGCACAATTTTGCATATACACATTATTCAATgcaatttgtacaaaatttattatagagaaataatactttattgttattgtttttactgttataattgaataagagtttttgttatgtttatattgaatgtatatttatttccgATTCATTTTCAACTTAATATCATAAGTATACTAGGTGTTATTGTCAATATATGACgcaaattgattaattaaaatattacatggcAGTATTTCCTGTAAATACAATTCATTATGTAATTTGCAAGTCTGTCGTTGTGTcagtatttatgtaaaatgaaattttcgcGCGTACGACCGCGTAAACATTGTCTAGTTGTTGCGTCAGCTgttatattaatcttatacTAGTTACGCGTGCTTTTTTtcgatcaaaataaaattcctaCAACTATCACTATGCAGATAATTGCATACTCCAGTAAAATACACAAAGAATTTCCAGAAGTCTTTATGCAAgcacttattataaatttgcaagatAATTATGACGATTGCTTTTTCATCTATGAAGAAAACAAGATACAAATTATCTATGCAAATCATTAAACCGGTTTCcgacaattaatttttatatgtgataTATCGTTTTAAACTGTTCGTTGCTATTGATTTATGGCTTTACAAAAATCATCTCTAACCGGATTTATTTTAGCAATCGCGCCACTAACTATTCTATCGAacaatattcaataattatctAACACCCTACTATGCATATTATGATATATAGGGATACCTGTAAGTTAAATGAGCCTACTTAACTTATGTCTTTAATTCTATCAAATATACAGTTTctaaacacaattttaaatagcGTATTAAACAGAGTATTATAgagttttgaaaatatacaataaacaaagtgatttttatttaggCCTAAGGACCCATTTAATTCGCGCGCGATTTCtgcgatttaaaattttcccgGGTTGTGCATGCGTAACGCCGACGGCCACCGCCCGATGGCGCCGTCGGTGCGCGTGCGTTCCAAAGCCGCTCCGATCTACCTGCTGATTCCTTCCTGCTCCTTCACGCAACACACCGTCGCGATCGGAACAGTCAGCTGTTGTATCACAGTGAACATCCTTAACCAACAAACTGCGCGGAATATTTGGGCAGCCCTGCAGCTATCGACTCTCCGCGACGTATCGCGTTTCGTCGACAGCAACCGGCCTACGACGCTCGACGGCACGGCGGCGGGCGGAGGTACGTTTTCCTCGCGCGACGGCGAGAACACGCGTCGTCCGTTGTGGTCGTGGGAGAGACGCGAGTCACGGTCTCTCGTCACACTCGTACCTGCATCAGCGGGTGCCCGTCGTTTGCGGGGCGTACGAAGTACTCGCGAGCAGGATTTTCCTTGGCCGCGCCTTATCTCCTAGAAAcatctctctcgctctctctctctctctctctctctctctctctctttctctctctttctctctgtctctcgcggccaagagaaggaaaaaaaagggcCACGAGAGTGCATCGCATCAGTCGCTCCGTGGCGCTCATCTGACGCACGTTGACGATGTGACACGCAATCCGTCGGATAAACAAAGTCGTCGGAAAGAGTGCGAGTCTCGCCGCACTTTTTCCACCGCGCACATACGTCGCCACGCACCTACCTACGTCTCGGCGATCAGATCGTGTACGATACGCGAGATACCGGGGACGGTCCGTGTATGGATGGTTTCTCATCATCTTTCGGTGACGAGTCTCGGTCCCGCGACCGACGATGCCATGGACGTTTAAATCGTCTCGGTGTGGAGACGCCTGAGCGAGCTGCGTCGTGGCTAATTTCGATACGATCTCGCGCGGCTGTCAAGTTTTATTGCCGTGAATCGTCGGAGCAGCGAGTTTATCCGAATTAGCGTTTGCCTTTATCGATCCGACGGGGATTGGTCTTGAACGAATTTCGACACGTGCGAGTATCTCGATGTGTAAAGCTgacttaattttatcaatattgaaTGGAATAGTGACTTTGTTCAGACAAGAATATGCAAGGATGACGTCATCGTCGTTGTTGGGGGACAACTTTCCCTTTTTGTGAGATCTTATctgtattttacattaatatgcatatttctagtgttatttatatcataGTATTCATGTTATTTCACTTGTTTTTCATATTAAGaacctaaaaaatattttcgcacACAAATgcattaattgatttaattggatttaatggtcttatttttcaacaagCAGAGCTTGCTTTAATAGACGTTCCACCTGGCTACCGTCATTCAATTGTGAgagatcttttatatttatatttgtattattattgtgtcaatatttatttgatatatcgcttgcgttttatattaattaagtgttataacttaaaacattttgaattgTGAATACATAAATGGATTTTAATTGGATTTGATAATCTTGTTTTTCAACAAGCAGACCTTGCTACCTTGCTCTGACAGACGTTCGTTTTTGCTGCCAAATGTCATTCGATTGCGAAATCTTATCTGTATGTTTTATACTGctatttatatgatttatattcataaatcattacattgattttatatcCTGTGTTTCATTCAAAACTTAATTTTGTTTGTCTAATGTTAAAATTCAGAAGATTTATTCAGAAGATAACTGGAATTATGAATACATAAGTTATGatacataaatgtaattatatttaatgattatgTTTTTCAAAGATGTTCCCAAGCAGATTTTGCTTCAATAGCCGTTCGATTTTGCTGACGAGCGTCATTCGATCGTGTAACGTAACAcggtaataagaaaaacattCGTGCTTAAGTAAGACAATATGCGCTTGGTATCAGCTAGGTCGACTTAAAAGATGACGCTACAAtctgtggaaaaaaaaaaagtgcttTGTGcattggaaaaaaaagagaaagatacgATCTCTCCTTTGCGAACTGAGAGCGTGTCGAAATTTCGTGCATATTGCATGACTTTTAAGTATTGCAACACGCCGGATAATTCATGCGTCCCATAGAGACTGCGGTGAAATCGTCGATGACCATCGCATTTATGCGATTCGACTTTATATCGTTCCTTTCTCGGAGAAAGCGGGAGATTCGTTTTAACGAAAACTTGTTAAAAATACAGATGATCGCGCAATGATGTATCGCACGATATCGTAGcgggaattaaaaaaaaaatttgtcttggtGGTTCCTTCGAAGTTGCAAAATTGTGAGATCAGCTAGTGAATAAATTTGTCGGAATGAGACTGTGTATTCTCTCTGATCACATTTTTACTTCAGCGTTATATATCCGAAATTTACATAAGAAACGGCAGTGTTGCATTATTTTCGtattaaatatgcattttcattgagaaataaaaaaatgatttcttaaaatttttttttctctgtgaAGGTAATTTTAAGTAGCATGACAATTCGCGTAATTTATTCGTGCATATACTTGCTCGAGTTTATTGTACCTGCGGTCGACTTGGTTTTATTTTCGTAACACCTTGATGTGGACCTAAGTATAACGCGGGTTGAATGTACATAATTCTCCAACATTCTCTCGATGGAGAACTTAATGAAATGATATTCATTAAGTTCTCAATTATCTTTGTAATATGAATCACTTAGCGATGAATAAGCGAGATCACTGGTATTGTCATGGTCACGCATGCAATCCAAAGTTTGTTATAGCTATTCATGCTGATTAATAAgtcaaatattacatatatcacGTATTATGTATAgctctatttatataatacatataaaaggagaaaaaaaactttaattattgcaaCATCTCAATAAAGTTCTGTTTGAACAGCTACACAAGTTTGTCGGAAACttcgtataaattttaatcgatacacgattttgtgcatttttatcAGAAATGTCATTTTTACAAGTTAATATAACAATGCatctacaaatattttattaataactttcacgttaattaaaattgtaagatatcctaattaattgcaattgttTGTTTTGATTACAGAACGTGTCACGCTAAACGTACGAGGCGAAGCATGATTCTTTAGCAACTTATAACTTTCCCAACACTTCTCTCAGAATGTTCAAAGAAAGTGAAAATGGCGTGGGTGGGTGCAATGGTGCACCACCGCGTCCTCGGAGACTATTTCCCCGATTTTCCCTGCGAAGATTATTGTATTCCAGTCCACTTATTGGTCGTCGCATTGCAAGAACGCCTAGTTCAAATAACAGAAATTCAAAAggtaacttttaaatttagttgtgatatatataataataagcgAAAGCATAATTCTTCAAAATGGAAAACTTTTTGCAGCCAAAGATCAAGTAAGCGGTAGAGCGACGGATGTCGAGAAAGGAGAGGCTAGAGTAAGCAACGGCTCGAGCCATTTCCAATTTCACAACATAGACTTGCAGCGTGCTTCCAGCAAAGGTTCTGTGCTTTCTTCTGCAGGAAAGGTATACTTAAAAcgagataatatttatatcgcaAAAGACCAAGTAAAAGAAGCTTTCCTAAGCCATCATTGTTAAATCTCTCTTATGTTTGTTATTTCAGAGTAATGAGAATGGATTGATGGAATGCCCATTATGTTTGGCCGAACTGCCAGTAGAATTCTTTCCTATTATTCAGTCTTGCCATCATCGCAGTTGCTACGATTGTTTTCAACAATACCTGAAAGTAGAAATTTCTGAATCTAGAGTTAATATCGCTTG
Proteins encoded in this window:
- the LOC105833554 gene encoding LOW QUALITY PROTEIN: telomere length and silencing protein 1 homolog (The sequence of the model RefSeq protein was modified relative to this genomic sequence to represent the inferred CDS: inserted 4 bases in 3 codons; deleted 1 base in 1 codon; substituted 3 bases at 3 genomic stop codons), with the translated sequence MGCGDNETHNIXFKKKKKTKLLRKREXFSNDNDSEGEKMSKENVEETKIIQKLRERPAGVDXVGLALGESVVFNVLMSDPFNMKIGEXNMAVLKNTKHKPSDAYNTAIEMQFNMETNKDDENEEMVKYTEEXLLKRKSKNNNDAANNTNNDKGSYCSPEEAVLHAVLEHLRQSSTNCSEEMLLNQMLSDIPELDLGIDAKIQNIEATEQAKLKLLWDRKKDGSSQFVPTNMAVNFVQHNRVNIEDSDFQKLQQESGNKKKYTTKEDIREKRKDNGEKVTDDYHYEIFKEXFRRF